One segment of Pontibacter akesuensis DNA contains the following:
- a CDS encoding Rossmann-fold NAD(P)-binding domain-containing protein, with protein MKQFTSIKDVQHLDELVNEALALKQHPFKYKTLGENKTLGLIFLNPSLRTRLSTQKAGQNLGMNVIVMNLDKEGWALETQEGTIMNGNTVEHIKDAAAVMGQYCDIIGIRSFPKLQNREEDYQEELLQQFIKYSKVPVVSLESATRHPLQSLADLVTITESTTSRKRPKVVLTWAPHIKPIPQCVANSFAEWMSQADVELVITHPEGYELADEFTQGATITTNQDEAMQNADFVYVKNWSSYRDYGQVLTDGAGWMLTNEKLQQTNSARVMHCLPVRRNVELSDEILEGPNSLVLEQANNRTYAAQAVLKRMLEAL; from the coding sequence ATGAAACAGTTTACATCAATAAAAGATGTCCAGCACCTGGATGAGCTGGTGAACGAGGCCCTGGCGCTAAAGCAGCATCCCTTTAAGTATAAAACGCTGGGCGAAAACAAAACACTGGGTTTGATTTTCCTCAACCCCAGCCTGCGCACACGCCTTAGCACGCAAAAAGCGGGGCAGAACCTGGGGATGAATGTGATCGTGATGAACCTGGACAAGGAAGGCTGGGCACTGGAAACGCAGGAGGGGACCATTATGAACGGCAACACGGTAGAGCACATCAAAGATGCCGCCGCTGTGATGGGCCAGTACTGCGACATCATCGGAATCCGGTCGTTCCCAAAACTGCAGAACCGCGAGGAGGATTACCAGGAAGAGTTGCTGCAGCAATTTATAAAGTACAGCAAGGTTCCGGTGGTGAGCCTGGAGTCTGCTACCCGGCACCCGCTGCAGAGCTTAGCCGATCTGGTCACCATCACCGAAAGCACCACCTCCAGAAAACGCCCGAAGGTGGTGCTTACCTGGGCACCGCATATTAAACCCATTCCACAGTGCGTGGCCAACTCCTTTGCAGAATGGATGAGCCAGGCGGATGTTGAATTGGTAATAACGCACCCGGAAGGATACGAACTGGCAGATGAATTTACGCAAGGTGCTACGATAACCACTAACCAGGACGAGGCGATGCAGAACGCAGATTTTGTATACGTGAAGAACTGGTCGAGCTACCGGGACTATGGCCAGGTACTGACGGATGGGGCCGGTTGGATGCTGACGAACGAGAAACTACAGCAAACCAACAGCGCCAGGGTGATGCACTGCCTGCCCGTGCGCCGTAACGTGGAACTAAGCGATGAGATTCTGGAGGGGCCGAACAGCTTGGTGCTGGAGCAGGCAAATAACCGCACCTATGCCGCCCAGGCTGTGCTGAAACGCATGCTGGAGGCCTTGTAG
- the argB gene encoding acetylglutamate kinase yields the protein MIVVKIGGNVLDKPERLQRFLIDFAQLPDPKLLVHGGGKIASTIGQRLGIASTMVAGRRITDAETLDLVTMVYGGLVNKQVVAQLQAAGCNALGLTGADANLILASKRQVGAVDYGFAGDVAGSQNINVGVLEAFFAAGLTPVCAPLTHDGKGSMLNTNADTIASVLATALAARYLVRLVYCFEKQGVLWDPEDDASVIQRINSQTYSALKADGVISAGMIPKLDNAFAALQQGVAQVLICEAEALASITEDYYSGTMLQLA from the coding sequence ATGATAGTTGTAAAAATAGGAGGTAATGTCCTGGACAAACCAGAGCGGCTGCAGCGTTTTTTAATTGATTTCGCGCAGCTGCCGGATCCAAAGCTGCTGGTGCATGGTGGGGGCAAAATAGCCTCCACCATTGGCCAGCGGCTGGGCATTGCATCCACCATGGTGGCGGGCCGTCGCATAACGGATGCTGAGACGCTGGATTTAGTAACCATGGTATATGGCGGTTTAGTGAACAAGCAGGTGGTGGCGCAACTGCAGGCAGCTGGCTGCAACGCCCTTGGCTTAACAGGCGCCGATGCCAATCTTATACTTGCTTCAAAACGCCAGGTGGGCGCGGTAGATTATGGTTTTGCCGGTGATGTGGCAGGTTCTCAAAACATAAACGTGGGGGTACTGGAGGCTTTTTTCGCTGCCGGCCTCACACCTGTTTGCGCTCCGCTCACGCATGACGGCAAAGGGAGCATGCTGAACACCAATGCCGATACCATCGCTTCGGTTTTGGCTACAGCGCTTGCGGCCAGGTATCTGGTGCGCCTTGTGTACTGCTTCGAAAAGCAAGGCGTACTGTGGGATCCGGAAGATGATGCCTCTGTAATCCAGCGCATCAACAGCCAAACGTATAGTGCGTTGAAGGCTGATGGTGTTATATCGGCGGGTATGATTCCCAAATTGGACAATGCGTTCGCTGCACTTCAACAGGGCGTGGCGCAGGTGCTGATATGCGAGGCAGAAGCCCTGGCAAGTATAACGGAAGACTACTACAGCGGCACCATGCTACAATTAGCATAA
- a CDS encoding M20 family metallo-hydrolase, which translates to MVKRLLYLQAVVLLQKLIATPSLSREEGKTAAILADFLREHGVEVHQQQHNVWAFNKHYNPELPTLLLNSHHDTVKPNAGYTRNPFEAEIEDGKLYGLGSNDAGGCLVSLIATFLYFYERQDLAYNLVLAATAEEEISGRNGIELILPELGELEAAIVGEPTEMHLAIAEKGLLVLDCMVQGKAGHAAREEGINAIYEALPVIQWFQSYTFPKLSEHLGPLKMSVTMIQAGSQHNVVPDSCQFTVDVRLTDAYTMDEVLDIIRANVQAEVKPRSQRLKPSSISMEHLLVKAGVELGRNTYGSPTTSDQALLPIPSLKLGPGFSGRSHMADEFIFLHEIEEGIRLYIALLEKVVSMNNK; encoded by the coding sequence ATGGTAAAACGACTTTTATACCTGCAAGCGGTAGTTTTACTGCAGAAACTCATCGCGACCCCCTCCCTGAGCAGGGAGGAGGGGAAGACTGCAGCCATACTTGCTGATTTCCTGAGAGAGCACGGGGTGGAGGTACACCAGCAGCAGCACAATGTATGGGCGTTCAACAAGCACTACAACCCTGAGCTGCCAACGCTGCTGCTCAACTCGCACCATGATACCGTGAAGCCAAACGCAGGCTATACCCGCAACCCATTTGAGGCAGAAATAGAAGATGGCAAACTTTACGGCTTGGGCAGCAACGATGCCGGCGGCTGCCTTGTCTCGCTCATAGCTACTTTCCTGTACTTCTACGAACGGCAGGACCTGGCGTATAACCTGGTGCTGGCCGCTACCGCCGAGGAAGAGATTTCGGGCAGAAACGGGATAGAACTAATACTTCCTGAACTGGGGGAACTGGAGGCAGCCATTGTGGGGGAGCCAACGGAGATGCACCTGGCAATTGCGGAGAAGGGACTGCTCGTGCTGGATTGTATGGTGCAGGGCAAAGCGGGCCACGCCGCTCGCGAAGAAGGCATCAATGCCATTTACGAGGCATTGCCGGTCATCCAATGGTTTCAGAGTTATACCTTCCCGAAGCTATCTGAGCACCTAGGACCCTTAAAGATGAGCGTGACTATGATACAAGCAGGTTCGCAGCACAATGTCGTGCCGGATTCCTGCCAGTTTACGGTGGATGTCCGGCTGACAGATGCTTACACAATGGACGAAGTGCTGGACATTATCAGGGCGAATGTACAAGCAGAGGTGAAGCCGCGCTCCCAGAGGTTAAAACCGTCAAGCATAAGTATGGAGCACCTCTTGGTTAAAGCAGGAGTGGAGCTAGGCAGAAACACGTATGGTTCTCCCACCACTTCAGACCAGGCCCTGCTGCCAATCCCGTCACTCAAATTGGGTCCGGGCTTTTCCGGGCGCTCGCACATGGCAGATGAGTTTATCTTCCTCCATGAAATAGAAGAAGGCATCCGGCTGTACATTGCCCTGCTGGAGAAAGTTGTTTCAATGAATAATAAGTAA
- the argH gene encoding argininosuccinate lyase, which yields MKLWQKSTAVAAEIEKFTVGRDAELDLELARFDVLGSLAHTQMLESIGLLTQGELTVLQAELKSIYSRIVAGTFEIEAGVEDIHSQVELDLTKQVGEAGKKIHSGRSRNDQVLLDLKLYFRHQLQETVNEVVALFNVLQAQSEKYKHVLLPGYTHLQVAMPSSFGLWFGAYAEGLVDDMQLLLAAYRITDKNPLGSAAGYGSSFPLNRQMTTDLLGFGTMNYNVVYAQMGRGKTERTVATALAAVAATLARMSMDLCLYMSQNFSFITLPAHLTTGSSIMPHKKNPDVFELLRGKCNKLQALPTEISMLLINLPSGYHRELQLLKENLFPAFAELKSCLQMMTYMAEQVQVREDILQEDKYRYLFSVDAVNELVLQGMPFRDAYKSVGERIDAETFHPPAAVTHTHEGSIGNLCNEQVALQLQQVLQEFQFERVQQAYEKLLAV from the coding sequence ATGAAGCTTTGGCAGAAAAGTACGGCTGTGGCCGCTGAAATTGAAAAGTTTACGGTAGGCCGCGATGCTGAGCTGGATCTGGAGTTGGCGCGCTTCGATGTATTGGGGTCATTGGCGCACACTCAGATGCTGGAAAGTATAGGGCTGCTGACACAAGGGGAGCTGACGGTGCTGCAGGCTGAGCTAAAAAGCATCTACAGCCGCATCGTAGCCGGCACATTCGAGATAGAGGCGGGCGTGGAGGATATTCACTCGCAGGTGGAGTTGGATCTGACAAAGCAGGTTGGGGAGGCGGGCAAGAAAATCCATAGCGGCCGCTCGCGCAACGACCAGGTGCTGCTTGACCTAAAGTTATACTTCCGACATCAACTTCAGGAGACAGTAAATGAAGTGGTTGCACTTTTCAATGTGTTGCAGGCGCAGAGTGAGAAGTACAAGCACGTACTGCTGCCGGGCTATACCCACCTGCAGGTAGCCATGCCTTCGTCTTTCGGCCTATGGTTCGGTGCCTACGCCGAAGGGTTGGTGGATGACATGCAATTGCTGCTGGCTGCCTACAGGATTACCGATAAAAACCCCCTGGGCTCAGCTGCCGGCTACGGTTCCTCATTCCCGTTAAACCGCCAGATGACCACCGACCTGCTGGGCTTTGGCACGATGAACTACAATGTGGTGTATGCGCAAATGGGGCGCGGAAAAACAGAACGCACGGTGGCCACCGCCCTGGCAGCTGTTGCGGCCACCCTTGCCCGCATGAGCATGGATCTGTGCCTTTACATGAGCCAGAACTTCAGCTTCATCACCCTGCCCGCTCACCTGACAACCGGCTCCAGCATTATGCCGCACAAAAAGAACCCGGACGTGTTCGAGCTGCTGCGTGGCAAGTGCAACAAACTGCAGGCTTTGCCCACTGAAATTTCCATGCTGCTGATTAACCTGCCCTCTGGCTACCACCGCGAGCTGCAGTTGCTGAAAGAAAACCTTTTCCCGGCCTTTGCCGAGTTAAAAAGCTGCCTGCAGATGATGACTTACATGGCAGAGCAGGTACAGGTGCGGGAAGATATCCTTCAGGAAGATAAGTATAGATACCTCTTCAGTGTGGATGCGGTGAATGAGCTGGTGCTACAGGGCATGCCCTTCAGAGATGCCTACAAGTCCGTGGGCGAACGCATAGACGCAGAAACGTTTCATCCACCGGCAGCGGTGACGCACACGCACGAAGGCAGCATCGGTAATCTTTGCAACGAGCAGGTGGCCCTACAGCTGCAGCAGGTGCTGCAGGAGTTTCAGTTTGAGCGGGTGCAGCAGGCATATGAGAAGCTGCTGGCTGTTTAA
- a CDS encoding MCP four helix bundle domain-containing protein — protein MSWSFRIKQRKKIALALGSIFLIIVLANWFVSYSMTVVSTQFKSVYADRLVPALDISAIQEYNYQNRLLLEEHILAEVPQKEEITAKISENEHRIDSLVAKYSATYLTPQESEDLKVYLQADQQLGGVMTAILKLSAAGDELAAGKLYKQQGLEAFQEVLLPLHALSLLQEEVGQSLYEDAERQMKSLKILSNLVIALAVILALMVGTLLQTSRKIKQINPQKFHLN, from the coding sequence ATGAGCTGGAGTTTCAGAATAAAGCAGCGGAAAAAGATCGCCCTGGCCTTGGGTAGTATCTTCCTGATCATTGTGCTGGCTAATTGGTTTGTTTCCTATAGCATGACAGTGGTGAGTACGCAGTTTAAATCGGTTTATGCCGATAGGCTGGTGCCGGCCCTGGATATTTCAGCTATTCAGGAATACAACTACCAAAACCGCCTACTGCTGGAGGAGCATATCCTGGCAGAGGTACCGCAAAAAGAGGAGATAACGGCTAAAATCAGCGAAAACGAGCATAGGATAGATTCGCTGGTGGCAAAATATAGTGCTACCTACCTCACCCCCCAGGAATCCGAAGACTTGAAGGTTTACCTGCAGGCAGACCAGCAATTAGGAGGTGTGATGACCGCCATACTTAAATTGAGTGCTGCCGGAGACGAGCTTGCTGCGGGTAAACTTTACAAGCAGCAGGGGCTGGAGGCTTTCCAGGAAGTGCTGTTGCCGCTGCATGCCTTAAGTTTACTACAGGAAGAAGTAGGGCAATCACTTTATGAAGATGCCGAACGTCAGATGAAATCCCTTAAAATCCTTTCAAACCTTGTTATTGCGCTCGCCGTGATCCTGGCGTTGATGGTGGGTACGCTGCTGCAAACCTCCCGTAAAATCAAGCAGATTAACCCACAGAAGTTCCACCTGAATTAA